A window of Anaerosoma tenue contains these coding sequences:
- a CDS encoding 3-methyl-2-oxobutanoate dehydrogenase subunit VorB: MSEKVLMKGNEALAEAAIRAGCRFFFGYPITPQTELAAYMAKRMPKENGVYLQAESEIAAINMVYGASAAGKRAMTSSSSPGISLKAEGISYMAGADLPGVIINVQRGGPGLGGIQPSQSDYFQATRATGHGDFHLIVLAPSTVQEMTDHAYIAFDLADEYRVPVMVLADGMLGQMMEPVVLPEPKTDESDKPWAVTGHKGERPHNIANSLYLAPERLEETNVERYERYERIKATEQRAEEYLLEDAEIVLVAFGASSRIARSAINKAREKGIKAGLIRPITLWPFPVDAIEAAVPGAKAFLTVEMNMGQMVDDVRLAVSGRRPVEFFGRTGGIIPTPAETLAAIERVAVSLEGGAR, translated from the coding sequence GTGTCCGAGAAGGTCCTGATGAAAGGCAACGAGGCGCTGGCCGAGGCGGCCATCCGTGCAGGATGCCGCTTCTTCTTCGGTTACCCGATCACGCCCCAGACCGAGCTTGCCGCGTACATGGCCAAGCGCATGCCCAAGGAGAACGGCGTCTACCTGCAGGCCGAGAGCGAGATAGCGGCGATCAACATGGTGTACGGCGCGTCTGCGGCCGGCAAGCGGGCGATGACGTCATCGAGCTCTCCCGGCATCTCCCTCAAGGCCGAGGGCATCAGCTACATGGCCGGCGCCGACCTGCCGGGCGTGATCATCAACGTGCAGCGCGGAGGACCCGGCCTCGGCGGCATCCAGCCGAGCCAGTCGGACTACTTCCAGGCCACGCGCGCCACCGGTCACGGCGATTTCCACCTCATCGTGCTGGCGCCGTCCACCGTGCAGGAGATGACCGACCACGCGTACATCGCGTTCGACCTGGCCGACGAGTACCGCGTGCCGGTGATGGTTCTCGCCGACGGCATGCTCGGCCAGATGATGGAGCCCGTGGTGCTCCCTGAACCCAAGACCGACGAGTCCGACAAGCCGTGGGCGGTCACCGGACACAAGGGCGAGCGCCCGCACAACATCGCCAACTCGCTCTATCTCGCGCCAGAGCGTCTCGAGGAGACCAACGTGGAGCGCTACGAGCGCTACGAGCGGATCAAGGCAACGGAGCAGCGCGCCGAGGAGTACCTGCTTGAGGACGCTGAGATCGTGCTGGTGGCCTTCGGCGCGAGTTCGCGTATCGCCCGTAGCGCGATCAACAAAGCCCGCGAGAAAGGCATCAAGGCGGGCCTCATCAGGCCGATCACGCTGTGGCCGTTCCCGGTGGACGCCATCGAGGCCGCCGTCCCGGGAGCGAAGGCATTCCTCACCGTGGAGATGAACATGGGTCAGATGGTGGACGACGTGCGCCTTGCCGTGAGCGGTCGCCGTCCGGTGGAGTTCTTCGGCCGCACCGGCGGGATCATCCCCACGCCTGCGGAGACGCTCGCCGCTATCGAGCGGGTCGCCGTGTCGCTGGAAGGAGGCGCCCGATGA
- a CDS encoding thiamine pyrophosphate-dependent enzyme, translating to MSKLVFQRPHALTDIPFSYCPGCTHGIVHRLVAETLDELGIEGTTVGVAPVGCSVLAYEFFGCDMVQAAHGRAPAVATGLKRAMPENVVFAYQGDGDLASIGTAETVHAATRGEKITVIFINNAIYGMTGGQLAPTSLPQQVTQTSPYGRDVNEAGFPIRMVEMLSTLDGVALAQRVTVDSPKNVRVAKKAIKKAFEYQVEGVGYTIIEVVSTCPTNWGLSPADALQWLRDNMLPYYPLGVYRDVKAEGYANVAEAAAARAERLASGGDA from the coding sequence ATGAGCAAGCTCGTGTTCCAGCGCCCGCACGCGCTCACCGACATACCGTTCTCGTACTGCCCGGGCTGCACGCACGGAATCGTGCACCGGCTCGTGGCCGAGACGCTCGACGAGCTCGGTATCGAAGGCACCACGGTGGGTGTCGCGCCCGTGGGCTGCTCGGTCCTCGCGTACGAGTTCTTCGGTTGCGACATGGTGCAGGCGGCGCACGGCCGCGCACCCGCGGTGGCCACCGGGCTCAAGCGCGCCATGCCCGAGAACGTGGTCTTCGCCTATCAGGGTGACGGCGACCTCGCGTCCATCGGCACCGCGGAGACGGTGCATGCCGCCACCCGCGGCGAGAAGATCACCGTGATCTTCATCAACAACGCCATCTACGGCATGACCGGCGGGCAGCTGGCTCCCACCTCGCTGCCGCAGCAGGTGACGCAGACCAGCCCGTACGGGCGCGACGTGAACGAGGCGGGCTTCCCGATCCGCATGGTGGAGATGCTCTCCACGCTCGACGGTGTGGCGCTTGCGCAGCGCGTGACCGTCGACAGCCCCAAGAACGTGCGCGTGGCGAAGAAGGCCATCAAGAAGGCGTTCGAATATCAGGTGGAGGGTGTGGGCTACACGATCATCGAGGTCGTTTCCACCTGCCCCACCAACTGGGGTCTTTCACCGGCAGACGCGCTCCAGTGGCTGCGCGACAACATGCTGCCGTACTACCCGCTCGGCGTGTACAGGGACGTGAAGGCCGAGGGGTACGCCAACGTGGCGGAGGCCGCCGCGGCGCGTGCGGAACGGCTCGCGTCGGGGGGTGACGCCTGA
- a CDS encoding nucleotide-binding protein produces MFDPHTIGRFTVVTGHYGSGKTNLAINLALDLAQAHDEVLLVDLDIVNPYFRSSDYTEMLREHGVRVISPTFAGTTLDTPSLPAAVSGAFDTSGAVIFDVGGDDVGATALGRYSKDIKAIDHEMLYVINRYRNLTGGPGEAAALLREIEAACHLKATGVVNNSHLKAETTAATVLDSLPFASETASLLGLPLLFTTVPHRLLEDLPGTPGAAGIVENAYPVEIHVRTPWEDAS; encoded by the coding sequence ATGTTCGATCCGCACACGATCGGCCGGTTCACCGTCGTCACCGGGCATTACGGCTCCGGCAAGACCAACCTGGCCATCAACCTCGCGCTCGATCTGGCGCAGGCCCACGACGAGGTCCTGCTCGTGGACCTCGACATCGTGAACCCGTACTTCCGCTCGTCGGATTACACGGAGATGCTCCGCGAGCACGGTGTGCGCGTGATATCGCCCACGTTCGCCGGCACCACGCTCGACACGCCGTCGCTCCCGGCGGCGGTGTCCGGCGCGTTCGACACGAGCGGCGCCGTGATCTTCGATGTGGGCGGCGACGATGTGGGGGCCACCGCGCTCGGCCGGTACTCGAAGGACATCAAAGCGATTGACCACGAGATGCTCTACGTCATCAACCGCTATCGCAACCTCACCGGCGGGCCCGGGGAGGCGGCGGCGCTTCTCAGGGAGATCGAGGCGGCGTGCCACCTGAAGGCCACCGGCGTGGTGAACAACTCGCACCTCAAGGCCGAGACCACCGCGGCCACCGTGCTCGACTCGCTCCCGTTCGCAAGCGAGACGGCATCCCTCCTCGGTCTGCCGCTGTTGTTCACGACCGTCCCGCACCGCCTTCTGGAGGATCTTCCCGGCACGCCGGGTGCTGCGGGAATCGTTGAAAACGCGTATCCTGTCGAGATTCACGTCCGCACGCCCTGGGAGGACGCCTCGTAG
- a CDS encoding 2-oxoacid:acceptor oxidoreductase family protein, which produces MAAPVNMLLAGFGGQGILFAGKLIAYAGLIEGRELSWLPSYGPEMRGGTANCSVCLSDEPIGSPLVLEPDVLVAMNQPSLDKFVDSVVPGGKVIVDSTMCQRLPDRDDIDVFPVPATQLAEENGLKGLASVILVGKLLREIGFCDPRTLDAAIAKSVPARKAHLLPKNRKAFEIGMLNEDGESVPVCSLPDDWSVE; this is translated from the coding sequence ATGGCCGCACCGGTGAACATGCTGCTCGCAGGCTTCGGCGGCCAGGGCATCCTCTTCGCGGGCAAGCTCATCGCATACGCTGGCCTCATCGAGGGCCGCGAGCTCTCGTGGTTGCCGAGCTACGGTCCGGAGATGCGTGGCGGTACCGCGAACTGCAGCGTCTGCCTCTCCGACGAGCCGATCGGCTCGCCGCTCGTGCTCGAGCCCGACGTGCTCGTGGCGATGAACCAGCCCTCGCTCGACAAGTTCGTCGACTCCGTGGTGCCAGGCGGCAAGGTGATCGTGGACTCCACCATGTGCCAGCGCCTGCCGGACCGGGACGACATCGACGTCTTTCCCGTTCCCGCCACCCAGCTTGCCGAGGAGAACGGTCTCAAGGGGCTCGCCAGCGTGATCCTCGTGGGCAAGCTCCTGCGGGAGATCGGCTTCTGCGACCCGCGGACGCTCGATGCAGCGATCGCCAAGAGCGTTCCTGCGAGGAAGGCTCACCTGCTGCCCAAGAACCGCAAGGCGTTCGAGATCGGCATGCTCAACGAGGATGGGGAGTCCGTGCCGGTCTGCTCGCTGCCGGACGACTGGTCGGTGGAGTAG
- a CDS encoding 4Fe-4S dicluster domain-containing protein, translated as MARIIVDGRYCKGCGLCVEVCPSNCIVLDPDTINDKGYHPAMLTDESLCTGCASCALICPDVAITVER; from the coding sequence ATGGCTCGGATCATCGTGGACGGACGCTACTGCAAGGGCTGCGGCCTGTGCGTGGAGGTCTGTCCGAGCAACTGCATCGTGCTCGACCCCGACACGATCAACGACAAGGGGTACCACCCCGCGATGCTCACCGACGAGTCGCTGTGCACGGGCTGCGCGTCCTGCGCGCTCATCTGCCCCGACGTGGCGATCACGGTCGAAAGGTAG
- a CDS encoding helix-turn-helix domain-containing protein — protein MTTEFKDIGLRIKGLRESCDIPREEMAADLGIDLETYIAYEETGADVPISAIFHMASKFGVDLTEILTGIPARLDTYQVVKAGTGRTVDRYPGYNYQDLAWGFGHKIMQPLLVTLDPSDEPAELVTHRGQEFNLVLKGKVIVTFEDRDLVLEEGDSIYFNPNHPHGQKCGGDEPAQFVTVIVE, from the coding sequence ATGACCACGGAGTTCAAGGACATCGGCCTGCGCATCAAAGGCCTGCGCGAGTCGTGCGACATCCCACGCGAGGAGATGGCCGCCGACCTCGGCATCGACCTTGAGACGTATATCGCCTATGAGGAGACCGGCGCGGATGTGCCGATCTCGGCCATCTTCCACATGGCTAGCAAGTTCGGCGTGGACCTCACCGAGATCCTCACCGGTATCCCGGCGCGGCTCGACACCTATCAGGTGGTGAAAGCCGGCACCGGGCGCACGGTGGACCGCTACCCCGGTTACAACTACCAGGACCTCGCGTGGGGGTTCGGCCACAAGATCATGCAGCCGCTGCTCGTGACGCTCGACCCTTCCGATGAGCCGGCCGAGCTCGTGACCCATCGCGGTCAGGAGTTCAACCTGGTGCTCAAGGGGAAGGTCATCGTCACCTTCGAGGATCGTGACCTGGTCCTCGAGGAGGGCGACAGCATCTACTTCAACCCGAACCACCCTCATGGCCAGAAGTGCGGCGGCGATGAGCCTGCTCAGTTCGTGACCGTCATCGTCGAGTAG